Genomic window (uncultured Desulfovibrio sp.):
TGGTGCAGGCCAATCTGCTGGCCAGCTTTGCGCCGGAAGAGGGCCGGAACAAGATTTACAACGTGGCCTTCGGCCAGCGCACCACGCTCAACGAGCTTTTTGCCCTCATCCGCGAGGAAGTGGCCCGCCACAAGCCCGAAGCCGCCGGCGCCACGCCCGTGCACCGCGACTTCCGCGCCGGGGACGTGCGCCACTCGCTGGCGGACATTACCCGCGCCCGCACCCTGCTGGGCTATGACCCGCAGTACGATGTCAGGCAGGGGCTGCGCCTTGCGGGAGACTGGTACGCCGCCAACCTCTGATGCTGAAACCGGCAGGGGCGGAATGCCCCGCCCTGCCGTCCCTGCCTGCGCAGCTGTTCCCAGGCCGGCTTTCTCCGGCACGAGCCACAGGACGGAGGGCGCTCCGGCGCCCTGCCGTCCCGCTGCCCCCTCATGGCCGGCCTGCGCTGCCGGCCGTTTTTCCGCGTCATCTTACCCTGTCCGGGAGGCTTCATGAAACGTGTTCTGCTCTGGGCCGTCATTCTTCTGCTCCTTGCGGGAGCGGGCGTCCTCATTGCCATCAGCCAGATTGACACCCGTTTCGTGGCCGACAAGATTTCGGCCGCCCTGCGCGAGGCCACAGGGGCACCCCTGGTCTTCCGGGAAGCGCCGAGAATTTCCCTGCATCCGCTGGGTCTGTCCTTCGGCCATGTGGACTGGCACCAGCAGCAGCCGGGCAGGGACCTGCATATTACGGCCGAAGGCGGCCACGTGCGGCTGGACATCACCCCCCTGCTTTCCGGCAATCTGGTGGTGTCGGAAGTTACCCTGCGCTCGCCGGACATTGCGCTGCGCCTGCGGCCGGACACGCCCGGCACCCAGACAGATGCCCCCACGGCAGACAGCAGCCTCCGCCAGGAGGCGCCCGCAGGCAAGGAAACGTCGCAGACCGGCGAGAGCATGTTCCCCGTGCCGTCCGATGAACTGCCCCTGGAACTCCAGCGCCTTGTGGTACAGGACGGGCGCCTGAGCCTGGATGACGGCGCGGGCCGCCACGTGGAAATCAACGGCCTGCAACTTGTGCTCACCGATATCCGCAGCCGCGCCGACATGGGGCTGGACCTGGCCCTGGCCTATGCCCTGCGCCAGCAGCAGAACGAGGCGTCGGGAAAGCTCTCCGTGCGGGGCCTGCTGCGCTATTACGCCCCCAATATCCTTCTGCGTGATCTGGAACTGGCCATCACGCCCCTTACCGGCCCTGTTCCTGCGGCGCTTGGCCCGCTCTCCCTGCGCGGCGGCCTGGCCCTGGACCTGAAGGACGGCCGCCTGAAGCTGCAAAGCACGTCCCTGGCCTGTGCCCACAGCCATATGGACCTGGCCGGGGAAATCAGCCTGCACGATCTGGCCTTTGCCGGCGCCCTCAACATCACCACCGCGCCGCGCGCCGTGGCTGCCATTCTGGGCGCCCGCCTCAAGCCCAGTGATCAGGACAGCCTGAATCTGTCCACCGGGGTGGAATACTCTTCCCGCGGGCTGGTGCTGCGCGAATTCAAGGGCACCCTGGACAAGACCTCGCTGGCCGGTTCCCTTGACCTGCGTTTCGGGCCACGACCGGCCCTGACGGGCAATCTCCACCTGGGACATGTCAATCTGGATCACTGGCTGCCCCTGCCGGAAGCCGCCACCCGACAGCCGGCACCCGCCGCAGAAGCGGACAGCCCCAAGGCCGCCCCGAAACCGGACACGACAGACCGCCGCCGCAACCGGCAGAAGGCCGGCCGGGATGTCCCGCCTGCCGCCCCCAACGGCTACCCTGATGTGAACCTCCAGCTCCAGGTGGAAAGCCTGCGCCATGCCTCCCTGAAGCTGACCCAGATTTCCGCCCATATCCAGGGCGAACAGGGGCGCTACACGGCCTCTCCCGTCAGCCTGAACCTGGGCAGCGGCGGACAGGTGCAGGGCAGCGCCCAGACCGATCTGACGGCCCACAGCTACGCCCTGGACGTGACGGCCACGGCCGTTGATCTGGGCGGCCTCAGCGGCATGCTGGACCTGGGACATCCGGCGGACGGCACGGCGGACCTGCGGGCCAATCTGACCACACAGGGCCAGGACAGCAAAAGCCTTCAGGCCCATGTTACCGGCACGGGCCAGCTGGACATCCACCAGCTGCGCCTTGCGGAACTGGCCAAAATCACGGCAGAACATCCCGTACTGGGCAAGGCCCTGCCCGAACGCTTTGAACTGGTGCGCCTGCCGCTGGAGGCCAAGCAGGGGGAAATCATTTCCCGGCCGGTCACCATCACGTCCAGCAAGATCAACGGCACCGGTCAGGCCACGGCCAGCCTGCCCCGGCAGTATCTGCATGCCACTGCCGATGTGCACGCCCTGGGCATGACCATTCCCCTCATCGTCAAGGGGCCGTTCTCGCAGATATCCTGCAGCGTGGACCCGCGCTTCCTGGGCAATCTCACCAGGGGACTTACCGACGCCCTGAAGCAGGGCGGCGAAAGCGGCGGCCGTGCGGCCGGATCGGCGGCCAAGGCCGTGGAAGGCGCGGCCAGCGGCGTGGGCGGCCTGCTGCGCGGCGTCATGGGCCGCTAGCGTCGTTTGAGCAGAGACAACGGGGGAGGGCGGGTCCCGCCCCCGTCCCTGCCCGGCATGGTGCCGGCAAACAGCACGCCGTACCAAACGCCGGTATGCCTTATCAGCACACCGGCTGCGCACGGCCCCTGCCCCGCAGCCCCCTTGTCGCAGGGTGGCTCCGTCCTCCGGCACCGGACGCAACAGCCGCAGCTCCGGCCGCCTCATCCCCGCGCGACCCTTTCTCCGAAAACAAAGAGGGCAGCCTTTCCCGCAGGAAAGGCTGCCCTCTGGCTATGGTACAGACGTATGTCTAGGAGCGGGCCAGCTCCACCAGTTCACGGCGCGTGAACAGGGCGCGCAGGTCGTAGCCGGCCTCCCGCAGCTTTTCGCGGCCGCCTTCCTCACGGTCAAGAATGGCGCACACGGCCACAATCTCCAGCCCCGCTGCCCGCACGCGCTCGCAGGCCTTGAGCAGGGAACCGCCGGTGGTCACCACATCTTCCAGCATGGCCACCTTGTCACCGGGCTGAAAATTGCCCAGCCCTTCCACAAACTGCCCGGTGCCGTGACCCTTGGCCTCCTTGCGCACCAGCAGGCCGTGAAGCGGCCGGCCGCACTCGTGGGAAAGGACCGTGGTGGACGACACCAGCGGGTCCGCCCCCATGGTCATGCCGCCCACGCCCGTAATGGGCAGGTCACTGAGCAGATGATTGAACAGGGAACCGATGAGCCACGAGCCTTCGGCATGCAGGGCCGTGACCCGGCAGTCGAAGTAGTAGTCGCTCCGGCGGCCCGAGGCCAGCAGGAAGTCACCCTCGCGGTAGGATTTTTCCACCAGCAGGCGGGCCAGCCGCCGCTTGAGCTGCATCACGTCGTCGTGCATGACTAGTCCTTTCCCAGCACGCGGGCAAAGATGACATCCTCGTGCTTGAGGTAGTAGGAGGGGTCAAAGAGATCATCCAGGCTGTCGCCCAGACGGGCGCGCATGTCGGCATCGGCCCGCACCAGTTCCGGGAAGGAACGGCGCGTTTCCCAGCTCTGCATGGCCAGGCGCTGTACGGCCTCGTAGGCTTTCTGCCGGGGCATGCCCGTGGCGATGAGCGCCGTGAGCACGCGCTGGGAGAAGTAGAGGCCAAAGGAACGATCCATGTTTTCCTTCATGCGGTCCGGCTTGACCACCAGGCCGTCCAGCAGGCGCGTCAGGCGGTTGAGCACATAGTCGGCCAGAATGGTGGAATCGGGCATGATGACGCGCTCCACCGAGGAATGGCTGATATCCCTTTCGTGCCAGAGGGCCTGATTTTCCAGCGAAGCCAGCGCATTGCCGCGCATCAGGCGGGAAAGGCCGGCCATGTTTTCGGCGGAAATGGGGTTCTTCTTGTGGGGCATGGCCGAAGACCCCTTCTGCCCCTTGCCAAAGCCTTCCTCCACTTCCAGCACTTCGGTGCGCTGGAGGTGGCGCAGCTCCACGCAAAGGCGCTCCACACCGCCGGCCATGATGGCCAGGGTGGTGAAGAAGTGGGCGTAACGGTCGCGCTGCACAATCTGGGTGGAATGGGGATCCACGGCCAGGCCCAGACGGTCCAGGGCCTTGGCTTCCAGCTCCGGCGAAAGGAAGGCATAGGTGCCCACCGCGCCGGAAATCTTGCCCACGCGCACATCTTCCAGCGCGGCGCACAGGCGTTGCAGATGGCGCTGGAACTCGGCATGAAAGCCCAGCATCTTCAGGCCGAAGCTGGTAGGCTCGGCATGGATGCCGTGGGTACGGCCCATGCAGAGCACGCCCTTGTGCTTTTCGGCCAGGCGGCGCAGCGAGGCAAGCAGGCGCTCCACATCTTCCACCAGCAGGCGCCCCGCCTGCGCAAAGAGGTAGCCATTGGCCGTGTCCACAATGTCGGACGAGGTGCATCCCAGGTGAATGTAGCGGGCTTCGGGACCGATCTTCTCTTCCAGCGAGGTCAGAAAGGCAATGACATCATGCCGCGTGGTCTGCTCGATTTCCAGGATGCGGTCCACGTCGATGTCGGCCTTTTTCTTGATGACCTCCACGGCCTCGGCCGGAATGCGGCCCAGTTCCGCCCAGGCCTCGCAAACGGCCACTTCCACGGCAAGCCATGCACGATAACGGTTTTCCAGCGTCCAGATACGGCCCATTTCCGGCCGGGTATAGCGGTCGATCATTACGTTTCCTCACTCAGGACTGCGCGCCCGATGTGCTTTTTTCGGCACTGCCGGAAGAGGAGGAATCCCCTTCCTTGATGCCCTTGCGGTAGCCGTAGTCGCTGACGTACCAGCCACCGCCCTTGAGCACAAAGGATGTATGCGAAATGAGACGCGGCGACGGCGTGCCGCAGTCGGGACAGGGTTCTTGCCCATGTGCCTGCGAGAGGGAAACCCACTCTTCAAAAACCTTGTGGCACTTGGGGCACTCATATTCATAGATAGGCATAGGAGACGCCAATAACGGCCCGGACAGCCCCCCGGGCGGGGGCCGTCGGCCGTGCGAAAAAAGTTGCGCCGTCCCACAGGGCGGCGATGCATTGCCGCGCGCATGCAGCCAGGCGCCACAGGCGGCGGGCAGCTGCCGCATAACGCAACGAGGCCGCCTCAGGCGGCCATCGCATTAGTTCTTGGCGGCAGCCTTGGCTTCGTGCACACGCTGCTTCAGACGCTGGGCACGACGATGACGGCGGCGGTCCAGTTCTTTCTTGCGCTCGATCTTCTTGTGAGCCATGTGTTCCTCCCGATCAGGGGACTGTAGCCCCGTAAGTATTATCTGCACCGCATAGCCTTTTTTCTCTGCAAAGTCCAGTCTGGCCGCCGGTGTTCCTGTCGTGAAAGCCGCTGATATGCGGCCCCACCTGCCAGCAGCAGGGCAGGAAGCCGTAGCCTGCCAGCACCTGGCGCACCTGCCAGGAAGCCGCATCGGGCAGGCGGCTGGCCTGCAACAGCGGCGCCGGCAGCAGCCGCAGACGAAAATCCCCCAGCAGCGGCTGCCCGCTGTCGTCCCGCAGGGCAGCCAGCCCGGCCTCCGCAGCGGCCAGACGCCGCAGGCTGTCCTCGCAGGGAGAAAGGCCGTAGGCAAAGCGGGTCAGCAGGCAGGGACGGGCGGCCTGATCGGGCCGGTCCATGCCCCAGGCCGCAGCCAGGGCACGCAACAGGCGCTTGTCCAGCCCGGCCTCGGCCAGGGGCGACCGCACCCCGGCCTCGCGCAGAGCGCGCAGGCCGGGCCGGAAGGCCCGCTGGTCATCGGCATTGCTGCCGTCGCACAGAATCACCGGAGCAGGGGAGGGCAGGGCGCCCCGCAGTTGCCGCAGCATGGCCTGCTTGCAGGCATAGCAGCGCTGCGGGCTGTTGTGCGCCACATCAGGCAGATCCAGCGGGCAAAAGTCCACCACCCGCAGGTCCAGCGCCTGCTGCCCGGCCCAGCGCAGGGCTGCTGCGCTTTCCTGCGGCGGCACATGCGGCCCGCGGGCATGCAGGGCGCAGAACGGCACGCCCAGCCGCTGCAGGGCAAAGCAGAGAAAGCGGCTGTCCACCCCGCCGGAATAGGCCACGGCCAGCGTGGCGTCGCCGGCCTCCTGACGCAGGCGGCGCAGCACCGCGGCCAGGCGGGCGCCCGCCGCCGCAAGGACGGCAGGCGGCAGCGCTGCTACCACGTCAGGCGCACCTTGGCCCCGTGGCTGGCCATGACTTCCTTGCACTGGCGGATGCTGTACTGCCCGTAGTGCACAATGGACGCAATGAGCGCCGCCGAAGCGCCGCCGGTGCTCACGGCCTCGTACATGTGCTCGGGCCGGCCCGCACCGCCGGAGGCAATGACCGGAATGGACACGGCATCCACAATGGCACGGGTCAGGGTCAGCTCATAGCCGTCACGGGTGCCGTCTGCGTCAATGGAATTGACGCAGAGTTCGCCGGCGCCCAGCTCCTGGCAGCGTCTGGCCCACTGGATGGCGTCCAGCCCCATGCGCTTGCGGCCCCCGTGAATGACAATCTCGTAGCCGGAGGGGATGGTTTCGCTCACGGGCACGCGCAGCACGTCCATGCCCACCACAATGGCCTGCACGCCAAAGGCATCGGCCCCCCGGCTGATGAGTTCGGGATTCTTCACGGCCGAAGAGTTGATGGACACCTTTTCCGCGCCGGCCACCAGCACGGCACGCATATCCGCCACCGAGGAAATGCCCCCGCCCACGCTGAAGGGAATGAATATCTGCTCGGCCACGCGCTCCACCACATCCAGAAAGATGCCGCGTGCCTCGGCCGAGGCCGTGATGTCATAAAAGACAATCTCGTCCGCGCCTTCCTCATAATAGCGGCGGGCGCTTTCCACAGGATCGCCGATGTCCTCATTGCCCGCAAAGCGGATGCCCTTGGTCAGGCGGCCGGCCCGTACATCCAGACAGGGAATGACTCGTTTGCTAAGCATGGCGCACCTCGCGGCAGTACTCGTAGAAATTCTGAAGGATGCGCAGCCCCGGACGGCCGCTCTTTTCCAGATGGAACTGCACGGCCCACAGGCCGTCACGCCCGTAGACGGAGCAGAATTCCCGACCGTAGGTGGTGGTGGCCATGACCAGCTCCGGCGCCGGCTCCACAAAATAGCTGTGCACAAAATAGAATTCCGACGCCGGATCCAGGCCGGCGAGCAGGCGGCCAGCACGCCGCACGTGCAAGCTGTTCCAGCCCATATGCGGCACAGGGGCCGGGGTGCCGTCCTCCTGCCGCATGTCATCGGCAAAGCGCAGGCAGCGGCCGGGTACGATGCCCAGGGTGTCCTCGTTGTTTTCCTCGCTGTGCTCCAGCAGAATCTGGCAGCCCAGGCAGATGCCCAGCAGGGGCTGTCCGCTGTCTATGGCCTGCCGCAGCACGGCGTCCAGCCCGGTGGAGCGCAGATGTTCCATGGCCTGCCCGGCAGCGCCCACGCCGGGAAAAATGATGCCTTCCGCCGTGCCAAGCACAGCGGGGTCCGCCGTCACGGTGCAGGAAATGCCCAGATGCTCCAGCGCGCGCCGCACGCTTGTCTGATTGCCTGCCCTGTATTCCAGAATCGCCAGCATGAAATCGTCCTTACCTGAAAAAATGCAGGGCCGCCGCGTGCGGCCCCTGGAAAACCATAG
Coding sequences:
- a CDS encoding AsmA family protein is translated as MKRVLLWAVILLLLAGAGVLIAISQIDTRFVADKISAALREATGAPLVFREAPRISLHPLGLSFGHVDWHQQQPGRDLHITAEGGHVRLDITPLLSGNLVVSEVTLRSPDIALRLRPDTPGTQTDAPTADSSLRQEAPAGKETSQTGESMFPVPSDELPLELQRLVVQDGRLSLDDGAGRHVEINGLQLVLTDIRSRADMGLDLALAYALRQQQNEASGKLSVRGLLRYYAPNILLRDLELAITPLTGPVPAALGPLSLRGGLALDLKDGRLKLQSTSLACAHSHMDLAGEISLHDLAFAGALNITTAPRAVAAILGARLKPSDQDSLNLSTGVEYSSRGLVLREFKGTLDKTSLAGSLDLRFGPRPALTGNLHLGHVNLDHWLPLPEAATRQPAPAAEADSPKAAPKPDTTDRRRNRQKAGRDVPPAAPNGYPDVNLQLQVESLRHASLKLTQISAHIQGEQGRYTASPVSLNLGSGGQVQGSAQTDLTAHSYALDVTATAVDLGGLSGMLDLGHPADGTADLRANLTTQGQDSKSLQAHVTGTGQLDIHQLRLAELAKITAEHPVLGKALPERFELVRLPLEAKQGEIISRPVTITSSKINGTGQATASLPRQYLHATADVHALGMTIPLIVKGPFSQISCSVDPRFLGNLTRGLTDALKQGGESGGRAAGSAAKAVEGAASGVGGLLRGVMGR
- the pyrE gene encoding orotate phosphoribosyltransferase, giving the protein MMQLKRRLARLLVEKSYREGDFLLASGRRSDYYFDCRVTALHAEGSWLIGSLFNHLLSDLPITGVGGMTMGADPLVSSTTVLSHECGRPLHGLLVRKEAKGHGTGQFVEGLGNFQPGDKVAMLEDVVTTGGSLLKACERVRAAGLEIVAVCAILDREEGGREKLREAGYDLRALFTRRELVELARS
- the purB gene encoding adenylosuccinate lyase, with amino-acid sequence MIDRYTRPEMGRIWTLENRYRAWLAVEVAVCEAWAELGRIPAEAVEVIKKKADIDVDRILEIEQTTRHDVIAFLTSLEEKIGPEARYIHLGCTSSDIVDTANGYLFAQAGRLLVEDVERLLASLRRLAEKHKGVLCMGRTHGIHAEPTSFGLKMLGFHAEFQRHLQRLCAALEDVRVGKISGAVGTYAFLSPELEAKALDRLGLAVDPHSTQIVQRDRYAHFFTTLAIMAGGVERLCVELRHLQRTEVLEVEEGFGKGQKGSSAMPHKKNPISAENMAGLSRLMRGNALASLENQALWHERDISHSSVERVIMPDSTILADYVLNRLTRLLDGLVVKPDRMKENMDRSFGLYFSQRVLTALIATGMPRQKAYEAVQRLAMQSWETRRSFPELVRADADMRARLGDSLDDLFDPSYYLKHEDVIFARVLGKD
- a CDS encoding zinc ribbon domain-containing protein, whose translation is MPIYEYECPKCHKVFEEWVSLSQAHGQEPCPDCGTPSPRLISHTSFVLKGGGWYVSDYGYRKGIKEGDSSSSGSAEKSTSGAQS
- a CDS encoding PP-loop family protein, translating into MVAALPPAVLAAAGARLAAVLRRLRQEAGDATLAVAYSGGVDSRFLCFALQRLGVPFCALHARGPHVPPQESAAALRWAGQQALDLRVVDFCPLDLPDVAHNSPQRCYACKQAMLRQLRGALPSPAPVILCDGSNADDQRAFRPGLRALREAGVRSPLAEAGLDKRLLRALAAAWGMDRPDQAARPCLLTRFAYGLSPCEDSLRRLAAAEAGLAALRDDSGQPLLGDFRLRLLPAPLLQASRLPDAASWQVRQVLAGYGFLPCCWQVGPHISGFHDRNTGGQTGLCREKRLCGADNTYGATVP
- the hisF gene encoding imidazole glycerol phosphate synthase subunit HisF, whose product is MLSKRVIPCLDVRAGRLTKGIRFAGNEDIGDPVESARRYYEEGADEIVFYDITASAEARGIFLDVVERVAEQIFIPFSVGGGISSVADMRAVLVAGAEKVSINSSAVKNPELISRGADAFGVQAIVVGMDVLRVPVSETIPSGYEIVIHGGRKRMGLDAIQWARRCQELGAGELCVNSIDADGTRDGYELTLTRAIVDAVSIPVIASGGAGRPEHMYEAVSTGGASAALIASIVHYGQYSIRQCKEVMASHGAKVRLTW
- the hisH gene encoding imidazole glycerol phosphate synthase subunit HisH, encoding MLAILEYRAGNQTSVRRALEHLGISCTVTADPAVLGTAEGIIFPGVGAAGQAMEHLRSTGLDAVLRQAIDSGQPLLGICLGCQILLEHSEENNEDTLGIVPGRCLRFADDMRQEDGTPAPVPHMGWNSLHVRRAGRLLAGLDPASEFYFVHSYFVEPAPELVMATTTYGREFCSVYGRDGLWAVQFHLEKSGRPGLRILQNFYEYCREVRHA